Below is a window of Ahaetulla prasina isolate Xishuangbanna chromosome 1, ASM2864084v1, whole genome shotgun sequence DNA.
ggtgggaaaaagCTGCCCTTCTTTTTAACACACAATCCCCCGAAATGCGGCGGGGCGGCTCAACCAACGACTCACGTGCTTCGCCCCTTGCATGAACTCCTGGACGCTGAAGTCGCGGTCGAAATAGGTGCGGATGAGGAAGAAGTAGAGGCGAGTGCGGAGCCATCTCAAGGGGTTGGGGAACCCCAAGAAAAGCGTCCGCTCCTCCGACCTGGAGCCGCCGCTGCCGCTGCTATAAAAGCGCGCGGGGGTCAGCGGCAGAAACGGGCAACGGCCAGAGGGAGGCAGGAGGCGCCCGACCCCTCCGCGCTGGGCGGCTGAGCCTCTCGGGAAGGCGGGGAAGCCCCGCAGCTGCCAGCACCAGCACCGCCTGCAGTGGACTCCGCGGGTCAACCCCATAACTCCCCGCCGCGGCCCTCCCGTCATGCCGCGGCGGCGGAAGAGAAGCGGGGGGGATCGGCAGGCGGCGAACAGGTTCCCCTCGCGGCGAAGGAGCGGCCTTTGCGCCGCCTCTCGGGCCtgcaggggggaaggggggggcgcCTCGCTCCGCCCTTGAGTTGTAGAGCAGGGGCCACACTCTCCTCGCGCCCCCCCCCGGCGGTGTGGGCGCCTTCAGGGCACGGGGGGGGGctggtgtgtgggggggtctaTTGGTTTTTGCCAGGCCTCGTTGCCAGCGGAAGGAAATCACTGCCGGACCCAAAGGAGGAAGTGACCGAGCTGGACATGGAGAGGCAGCGAGTCCCGCAGTACACCGGGGTTACTCGGGATCGTTTTTTGCAGGACGTCTATCCTCTGGTGGGTGAAACCCGGCGCCTCAAACGCCTTCTTTCCGTTTCTAAATATCGTGGCATGATAAAGAAAGACATGCTAAAGAGAGCCAGCGTTTAGTGGCGGAGGTGCTGGCGGCCTAAAAAacggaggttgtgagttctaggCCGGTTTCCTCTTAGCGCAGTCCACCTTACAAGGTGGTTGTTACGGGGGAAATAGGCAGGAGTAATTGGTATAAGTAAAAAATTAAAAGGGATGAAATTTATTAATAAAAACCGCTCAATATATAGTACTCAGATGGGTCCTTTGTTTCTTGGACTTAAGGGAAAAGAATACATTTCAAATTAATCCTGCGTTTAATCTAGTACTTGCTCTGCTCTGTGTGGTTAGTATTTACATCCTAAACCACATAAAGCGAGACATGTTTTCCTTCTCCAGATAAAATAGGAGATGGAGATAATTAACCGTTTCTTTGGTAATTGGCATATTTGGAATGttgattgcaggctaattttggtAGCATGTTAAGGGCACTCTCAGAAAGTATCTGCCAAAGTGGATGTGTTCAGATGTGTTCACAACATGCCAATTTaccacaaatgaataaatattcccCAGCAGTCTTTAGCCTCCTAGAATGCTCCTTAATCttgtttttctgaggttttttttttctgatcacATAAGCATACTCCCTACCTTCAATTGCAGCCAAccacacttttatttttttaaaaaagctgcggTGTGTGGCACTGGGGACCATTGTTAGAAATTCTGATTATGTTTGATATTGCTTTATTTTCAACCTCGTGCCTTCTAGAGATGTGCAGAATATTACAGATTTCAACCATGTAACCTGTTTTGAATTCAAAATATTCTGTTTCAAGCATGAAATAAGGTGGATCAAGCATCATAAATGTGTTTTGAATGTGAAACacttttaaataattttccaaagtcttaaaaagcccattttgcaTTCAAAACAGCTTTTGACCCTCAAAGTGGGGTGTTTCAGATTTGAATCAGTTTGCATATCCCTAAGATAtttctatttattgttttttttaaaaatcctattaaaaatCAAGGTGAAATATCCTTAGACATATTGGCCTCAATAGTGCttgttgtattcatttccttaacTAATGCTTAAAAGATAATGTGTTGTATTTGAAGGATAGGCTGCAGCATTGTTTGCAATTAGACCTACCATAGAAGTTGCTATTTAATTTTGGACTTAGCATACATTTCATTCCATCAACTTTGTCTCTTAATATACTAAAGTAATCTATATGCATTTTAAATAGTCAATTTGAGTTTTGCCTTTAATATTTAGATTTGCTGCTATGTTCTTCCAGTACAATACTTTGTTTCCTGTCTCTTTCATAGATTTATTGAAAAACAATCTAATTAAAGTATTGACTTGAACCTATAGGGTTCAGTGAACTGTGACTAACTATATTATTTAGAAATCAGTTACAAATATGGGGGCCTTGCTTCAAAGTAGTTGTTGCAGAGTAGGCTGCAAAACTCTGTAAAATGTAGATTAATCCAGTACTGTGTTGTAGGGTGTTCATTACTGCTTATCTTCATAGATTTATTGAAAAACAATCTAATTAAAGTATTGACTTGAACCTATAGGGTTCAGTGAACTGTGACTAACTATATTATTTAGAAATCAGTTACAAATATGGGGGCCTTGCTTCAAAGTAGTTGTTGCAGAGTAGGCTGCAAAACTCTGTAAAATGTAGATTAATCCAGTACTGTGTTGTAGGGTGTTCATTACTGCTTATCTTGCCATATGATATATTTCACTAAAGCATGCTCTGTTAGAAAAATCATAAGTTAGAAATATAGGTGTTCATTTTACTGATAAACAATTTTCTAAGAAAATGTATGCTTTTCTTAGGTTTGGGTAGTTGGGAGTAGACAATAAGTCATAgccttttgttcatttgtttctaATAACAAAATGGTGGATTGAAattcaataactttttttttcattctcagaGAAAGCCTGCGGTACTGAAAGGAATAGATCTGGGCCCTTGTGTGACCAAATGGACAGTAGATTACCTTTGTCAAGCAtcaggaaaaaaagaagtaaaggTTCATGTTTCCACTGTGCCACAGATGAACTTCCTTAGTAAGAACTTTGTGTATAGGTATTCTGTTCCATGCTTTACTCTGTTTCTGTAAGTGGGAACTGGTAGCAACTCAGATGTTGCTCTTCTGGTTAGAGGTAGACTTGTCACACACCATGCTTAGCTCATAACAACCTAGAGATGTGctgtttggggaggaaaacaagcagCTATAGAACTATTTGCATTAATAAATCTTATGGTTCACATAGCTTTTCCCGACCTAGATAGTAGAGATTTTTGTACTGACTTTATGTTGTCAATCCAGTTACACATTTTCATGATGTCTACAGTTGGCAGGCTTTGTGTACCAAATTTTCAGATTCTCCCACTTGTCTTTTATACAAACTTGTTTTCCCATCACAGTAAATAATTGTACTGCCTTAACTAATGAAGCAAATAGGTAATCTTCAAATTCAGTTAATCCAATTATTACAATTTGTCTATGAAATTCCTACACTGTTTTCTATAGCTGCCTTCTCTGTGCCTCAGTCAGTCACCCATTGCAACTATAATCAGTCACACTGTACTCTATAAGTCAGACTTATTctcattaaaaatgaaagcaattctgcattctaccaCAAATGTGAATGAAAATCATAAAGTGATAATGTATCAAGTAGTTGGTGGAGCTAATGTCTGTATGAGAACATCCTTGGAAATAAAGCCATTAGTTTCAACATGAAATGTATTTTACTGAGGTTACTCTGATAGTTTTCTGTCATGTGGAAGTGGGGATCCAGCTGTCTCTTCATACTGTTGGGAATTCTTCATGCAGTTTCTTCCAGGAATTTTCAGCTATTAAGCTGGGGAAGGGAAATTTTTCCCTACAGTAGCTTCTGATGCCCCCTTGTGCCCTTAGCATCACCACCTGAATTTTTGGGGAGGTCCACCAATCTTCTAAAAAGCATAGTAGACAGGACTGGGAATTGTTGAGGATTCTGTTCCTAATTCTGCTGGTGGACATGCTTCACTAGATTAATTAATTGACTTGAAGAATTGAATCCATTTATATGGCAACCAACATAAATTTACCAGTAATTGATCTGCAGAAAATTTCAAGCTGATCCTAAATCTGTTTCAGGAAGTTCAATTCTAGTAAGGATATTAGGTATTAATGTTAAACAGCTATTCttaattttatcatttttctttgatcaaagatGTTTTGAGATAGTTATTGTTAAAAGTCAGTCCcatctgtttaaaatattttgataatttcattttaaatttcagaACGTTGCCTTTTGATGTATTTGTAAAGAGAGCAGCTGAAATCAAACATTTGGATTATTTTCTTTCTGAGGTAATATATTATTTGCTTACTAATAGTTTAGTTCAGCTCATTTTTTTTAGTGTAGGTTCTTTTTCAGTTATCAAACTACATGATACTTGATAAGAATTAAATATTAATGTGCCTATTcattgcaatttatttttcatgTGTTTGTATTTTTAAGGATGAAAAGTATTATTTACGATCACTGGGAGATGATCCTCGAAAGGTGAGTACATTGTGTAAGATAAAAACTCATCCTAAAAATGTTAGTTTTCCTCTGAGCTATCCTAGATAATCCTTATATAAATTCTGTCCTTAGTTTGTGCTTTTTTACTATGTTTAAATAGAGAGAATGGAGAATCATAAAGCTGATAGAGAAAAGGATTGACTAGTGTTATCACTACTATTTCCTGGGACAGATGAGGAAATAGATATTTTTGCAAAAAGAGTTTTATCCTACCCTGCAACTCCCTGACTCATGAGTTGGAAAGAGGTTTGAAAAACAGTATTTCATTGGACTGTTCAACGAATTTCTGAACCAAATGTTATCTTGTTTACCCGTGTTAATTTCAGCAATTCAAAATTAAAACTGCTCCTAACatattcacatttttttctattcctttgTGAGATGTATGCCCCAATTTCTTCAGAATCTGGAAATGAATCTAGGATTTGAATTTTTTCAAGTGAAGCCCAATTATCCATACTTACTGTGTATTATTTGAACTTGCTCAGTTGAAATACGGATAAATTTGATGGATGGCCTGGAAACTTGGCTTGTTCTAAATGCCTTATTGGTAGCACAAGCTAATCAAAATCTCTTGAATTGAAGAGATTTTGCAATTCATGGGGGAGGAAACTAGTAGACTTACAGTTATGGACTAAGGTCCTTTTGTCTTTCTGTAATATCTTAATAATCATTTTCCTCTTTCAGGGGTATCAGATGTAATTAGAGTCCTATATTGCACTAAGCTGTAGGATGGTTTGCTTTTGGCTTCGTATGCTGTGTGAACCTTGCTATGATTTCTTAAAGCTGTTTTATAACTTAGCACTATATGCAACTCTAGTcaagataaatatttttatttcaggatATTGCAGATCTGAgaaagcagtttcctttattggcAGATGACATTCAGATTCCAGAATACTTCAATAAGGAACAGTTTTTCTCTACTGTCTTCCGCATAAGTTCAGAAGGTCTACAACTTTGGACACACTATGATGTAAATAATATATTCCTAAACATTTATTAATGAAAAGTAGGCTAAATCATTTTGACCTGTATGTGAAGAGGGTTTTGTGCTGTTtccttaaaaaatatttaaaagggaaCGCTGTAGGTGCTAAACTAAGGACTTTCAGACTTCTTTTTCTAAATCAAGATTAAGGATTTATACTCCATCAAACAATAATAAACTCTTAAAACACAATGAATCCAGTTTGAATGTTAAAAAGACAGTGAaacagataattttttaaaagttataaaacATTCTGATCCTTATGAAATTCTTCAGGAATCCCTCCTATAATATTTGTTCCTATCCGTGCTTGATACAACTTGTCCATTTAGATACAACTAGAAAAGCCTTAATTCTAGACTAAGCTATTTCTACTTTGTTCCTATAATTTCAGTTGGAGGAATAATTATGAATGGGATATAATGAATGAGCTTTCATATGTGAAGAAAGTTTGGTGGCCTGCTTGTGAGCTGCCTGGCACTTGCTTAATGACCCGAGGTCCTCACAGTGAGCATTgcaaatcatgcagtcattatactttacaaccacatcacttagtgatggaatgTCTGATCTTTACAGTTCAGTGTACAGTACAGTGTAATTGGTTAACAATTACAGTTGTTAACCGAGCTCTATTCTTATCTCAGTGCTGCACATGGAATATATTAATTTGCttctggttttttcttcttcttgtaaaTATGTAAACATTGTTTCTCATTTCTCTAATATGGATCCTCTTTCTCTGACTGGATCCTGTTTCTCAGCTGAAAGGAGCATGGTAATTATTAGGTCTCCAGGGCAGATTTTTTTTAGTAATATATCCTCttcaaaagtattattttgggggaaagttaGGAttttagaagaaggggaggattatgatttgtgttaggaaaaatttagcgtatgattgttttttcttttgaactataccttgtgtttgttctgggaagtcgggcgggggagggaggttttggagggaggggggaggggatggagtggggtgggtgaaaaaggggggtgaaaatttttgtaaaaactttttcaataataaaacaaGTCTTATTTTCACTCTACCTGTGCTATATAGTTAACAGCTAGAAAAAGTGTTTCTATATCATTGGACATATGCCTAAAGATTTTGATTGAGTACCAGTATCTTTCAAACTATCTAAACAACAGCATGATCTGTACATGGAGTATATTGGGACTAATGAGCAAGACATTAACTTTGTTTGAACGTCTCCAGTGAAGCAGGGAGGACAGGAAATAATGCAATATTTTGCTGCTAATACTACAATCATTGTTGGTGTAGCTATataatctctgtgtgtgtgtctgtgtgtgtgtgtgacccaGAGATAAAGATATAAAGAGAGACAATGAGAGATGGTTGTTTTACCCTTATAATGTGAAAA
It encodes the following:
- the TYW5 gene encoding tRNA wybutosine-synthesizing protein 5 isoform X2, producing MERQRVPQYTGVTRDRFLQDVYPLRKPAVLKGIDLGPCVTKWTVDYLCQASGKKEVKVHVSTVPQMNFLSKNFVYRTLPFDVFVKRAAEIKHLDYFLSEDEKYYLRSLGDDPRKDIADLRKQFPLLADDIQIPEYFNKEQFFSTVFRISSEGLQLWTHYDIMDNFLIQVTGKKRVVLFSPRDAPYLYLSGTKSEVLDVDKPNMKKYPLFIKARRYECQLEAGDVLFIPALWFHNVTSEEFGVGVNVFWKQLPSEYYDKTDTYGNKDLTAASRAIQILARALKTLEELPEEYRDFYD
- the TYW5 gene encoding tRNA wybutosine-synthesizing protein 5 isoform X1 codes for the protein MERQRVPQYTGVTRDRFLQDVYPLRKPAVLKGIDLGPCVTKWTVDYLCQASGKKEVKVHVSTVPQMNFLSKNFVYRTLPFDVFVKRAAEIKHLDYFLSEDEKYYLRSLGDDPRKDIADLRKQFPLLADDIQIPEYFNKEQFFSTVFRISSEGLQLWTHYDIMDNFLIQVTGKKRVVLFSPRDAPYLYLSGTKSEVLDVDKPNMKKYPLFIKARRYECQLEAGDVLFIPALWFHNVTSEEFGVGVNVFWKQLPSEYYDKTDTYGNKDLTAASRAIQILARALKTLEELPEEYRDFYGRRMALHIQEKTYSSNYE